The DNA region GCTGAGATGTTCCCCGAAATAGTGCCGGTGATCGAATCCAAAGGGCCATATTCAGGCCCGGTCCAGGTGGCAGCTCTAAGCCGCGATCAAGTTCTACCAGCACAAGGAGGCGAAGCCTGCGGACTATGTGTGACAATAGGCCAGTGTGGCAAATACAAGCCGTCGGCCAAATCTCCCATATCCGGCCTGTTCTACGTCGGCTTCGACGCAGGCAGCACCGCATTCATGGGTTCGCAGCAGGCGGTGGACTCTGGTTTGAAAGTAGCACCCCTGGTATATCACTATCACCTGGAAAAGAGGCAGTCAGCTTCATTCTAGAGAGCCGCTGCCCGTGAAATTCTAAGGGATAGTCTGGCTGATTTAGAGAGATGTCCTGCCTGTCTGGTTTGTCCCATTGTTTGTCCATATAGCCGGCAGTGGCTGCTCCTGCAAATCACCTCCTGCCGTTCGGATTGTATGGTGGACGCAGTGCACGCGCTGCTGCCACCTGTCATGCCCTGCCAACCGTGTCCCGGACAATGTCCAGACATCCCTTTTCAGGAAGTACCAGGAGTATTCAGAATAGCGGCGGCAGTGTGGTGAAAGGCTCACCTGGGTAGCAGGGCAGATAGCCGAGAGTATCACTTTCCCTACCACCGAATGACAATTGCTCCCCAGGTGAAACCAGCCCCAAAGGCTATCATCATGAGGAGATCGCCTTCCTGCAGGGTGCCTTGTTCTACTATCTCGCTCAGGGCGATGGGGATCGATGCTGCCGTCGTATTCCCGTAGCGCTGGATGTTGCTGTAGAATTTCTCTTCCGGGACCCCTAACTTTGCAGCAGCGAACTGGTTGATGCGAAGATTGGCCTGATGGGGCAAGAACAGATCGATATCCTCGACCTTGAGATTGCTGGCCCGTAATGCCTCATCAACCACTTCCGGAATCTTGGTCACCGCTACCCTGAAGACTTCCTTCCCCTGCATCTTGGGCCAGATCCGGCCGTCGTCAATAGTCTTGTGGGTGAGGTAGGGCTTCTCGCTGATATCAAAAACCTCCGCTCTCAGGATGTCTGCATATTTTCCGTCTGCGTGAAGATGTGTGGAGAGGATTCCCCGCGATGGATCCTCTGAGGGCCCCACAATCACCGCGCCTGCGCCGTCCCCGAATAACACCGCCACGTCGCGCCCTTCGTTGGTGAAATTCATTCCGCTGGAATGGATCTCTGCACCAACAACGAGAATCCTCTTGTACATACCGATCCTGACAAAGGCGTCAGCCACAGCGAGGCTGTAAATGAACCCGCTGCACTGGTTTCTGATATCCAGACAGCCGATTTCGGAAAGGCCCATTTTTCTCTGCAGATAGCAGCCGTTCCCCGGCATGTGGTGGTCAGGGCTCAGGGTGGCAAAGATGATGAAATCCAAATCCTCGGCCTTCATCCCGGCATTCTTCAGGGCCTCGCGGGAAGCTTCGAGGCCGAGATCCGAACAGTAAACCCCCTTCTCCGCAAAACGTCTTTCGACGATCCCGCTGCGCTTCTGGATCCATTCGTCACTGGTCTCAAACATCTTTGCCAGGTCAAAATTGGTCACGCGCCGTTCGGGGAGATACCGGCCCACTCCGAGGATTCTCGATCTTATCACGATAAAAGGCCCTCCTTGTTTACGTAATATACGCGGTGGCTGTTAATCAAACGCTCATCCTCTGCTAAACAAACCGACCACGAGTCTATCAAGCAGAAAGCCAGCGGTCAAGGCTGCCTGTCCCCGTTTGTAAAAAAAGGCCCGCCGTTTAATGGAATCCGGAAAGACTGGGTTTGTCCATCCGTTCGAAGTTGTGCCAGGAATCAATCCAGCGGATGGTGCCGGAACTGGAGCGCATAGCCAGGGACTGTGTCTGTGCTCCGCCCCTGAAGTAACGTACCCCCTTCAGTAATTCGCCGGTGCTAACCCCAGTGGCAGCAAAGAACACATCCTCACTATTTACCAGGTCCTCCATTTTGTAGACCTTGTCAAGATTGACCCCCTCGGCTATGGCTGCTTTTCTTTCCTTTTCATCACGAGGCCAGGCCTTGCATTGAATACCGCCCCCGATA from Chloroflexota bacterium includes:
- a CDS encoding ketoacyl-ACP synthase III codes for the protein MIRSRILGVGRYLPERRVTNFDLAKMFETSDEWIQKRSGIVERRFAEKGVYCSDLGLEASREALKNAGMKAEDLDFIIFATLSPDHHMPGNGCYLQRKMGLSEIGCLDIRNQCSGFIYSLAVADAFVRIGMYKRILVVGAEIHSSGMNFTNEGRDVAVLFGDGAGAVIVGPSEDPSRGILSTHLHADGKYADILRAEVFDISEKPYLTHKTIDDGRIWPKMQGKEVFRVAVTKIPEVVDEALRASNLKVEDIDLFLPHQANLRINQFAAAKLGVPEEKFYSNIQRYGNTTAASIPIALSEIVEQGTLQEGDLLMMIAFGAGFTWGAIVIRW